One region of Hoeflea sp. 108 genomic DNA includes:
- a CDS encoding LysR family transcriptional regulator: MTLEQLRIFVAVAEREHVTRAAEALNLTQSATSAAVAALENRYQARLFDRVGRRIVLTDAGRIFLTEARAVLARAEAAEIVLADLAGLKRGSLKLAGSQTVANYWLPSLAHSFRRDYPGIELGMVIANTEAVATMIHDGSADLGFVEGDVDDPALAVEPVGEDELLLVTALDHPWIAKPPNSARDLRGARWIFREPGSGTRSNFEAVLSSLGVTPGSLDIALELPSNESVRSAVEAGAGVAVMSRLVAEGALKAGSLVSIPFALPRRRFFSLRHKERYLTRAAREFLALATGQAS, translated from the coding sequence GTGACACTCGAACAGCTCAGGATCTTCGTCGCGGTTGCCGAGCGCGAGCATGTCACTCGGGCCGCCGAAGCGCTGAACCTGACGCAATCCGCCACCAGCGCCGCCGTCGCCGCGCTTGAGAACCGCTACCAGGCACGGCTGTTCGACCGGGTCGGGCGGCGCATCGTACTCACCGACGCCGGCCGCATTTTTCTTACCGAGGCGCGCGCCGTGCTTGCCCGGGCCGAGGCTGCCGAAATCGTGCTCGCCGATCTCGCCGGCCTGAAGCGCGGTTCGCTCAAGCTGGCCGGCAGCCAGACGGTCGCCAACTACTGGCTGCCCAGCCTCGCCCACAGTTTCCGCCGGGATTATCCGGGCATCGAGCTCGGCATGGTCATCGCCAACACCGAGGCGGTGGCGACTATGATCCATGACGGCTCGGCCGACCTCGGCTTCGTCGAAGGCGACGTCGACGACCCAGCGCTCGCCGTCGAGCCGGTCGGCGAGGATGAGCTTTTGCTCGTCACCGCCCTCGACCACCCCTGGATCGCAAAGCCGCCAAACTCTGCCCGCGATCTGCGCGGTGCCCGCTGGATTTTTCGCGAGCCCGGTTCCGGCACCCGCTCCAATTTCGAGGCCGTATTGTCCAGCCTCGGCGTTACCCCCGGCAGCCTCGACATTGCGCTTGAACTGCCCTCCAACGAGTCCGTTCGTTCGGCCGTCGAGGCGGGAGCGGGCGTCGCGGTCATGTCGCGACTGGTGGCCGAAGGCGCGCTCAAGGCTGGCTCGCTGGTCTCCATCCCCTTCGCCCTGCCACGGCGCCGTTTCTTCTCGCTGCGCCACAAGGAGCGTTATCTCACCCGCGCCGCGCGCGAATTCCTTGCCCTGGCGACAGGCCAAGCCAGCTGA
- a CDS encoding YeiH family protein — protein MSGLALTATIAALAFALRHLPGFNAFSPMILAIVIGMAFHNLVGTPVSAKAGVAFSMRKVLRFAIILLGLQLTAAQVAEVGVGGVALIAATLVSTFAFTLWLGRLIGVERPLAELIAAGTSICGASAVIATNTVTRAPDEDVAYAVACVTVFGSIAMFGYPLLQAGLGLDAHAYGLWTGASIHEIAQVVAAAFQGGQQAGEFGTVAKLTRVMMLAPMVITLGLAARARTTGSGQQAGGAPMPWFVLGFVAMVALNSVVTIPPEAKASIVTLTTFLLTMALAAMGLETDFRKLRAKGVRPLFLGLGAFLFIATFSLMAVKLLG, from the coding sequence CTGTCCGGCCTCGCCCTCACCGCAACCATAGCCGCCCTCGCCTTTGCATTGCGCCATTTGCCTGGCTTTAATGCCTTCAGCCCGATGATCCTCGCCATCGTCATCGGCATGGCCTTCCACAATCTTGTGGGCACACCGGTCAGTGCCAAGGCGGGCGTCGCCTTTTCGATGCGCAAGGTGCTGCGCTTCGCCATCATCCTTCTTGGCCTGCAACTGACCGCAGCCCAAGTTGCCGAGGTCGGCGTCGGCGGTGTTGCCCTGATCGCCGCGACGCTGGTCTCCACTTTCGCTTTTACGCTGTGGCTCGGCAGGCTGATCGGCGTCGAGCGCCCATTGGCAGAGTTGATCGCCGCCGGTACCTCGATCTGCGGCGCATCGGCGGTCATTGCCACCAACACCGTCACCCGCGCGCCCGACGAGGACGTCGCCTATGCGGTCGCCTGCGTCACCGTGTTCGGCTCCATCGCCATGTTCGGCTACCCGCTGCTCCAAGCCGGCCTCGGCCTCGACGCCCATGCCTACGGCCTGTGGACCGGCGCCTCGATCCACGAGATCGCCCAGGTCGTCGCCGCTGCCTTCCAGGGCGGCCAGCAGGCCGGCGAGTTCGGCACCGTGGCGAAGCTCACCCGCGTCATGATGCTCGCGCCCATGGTGATCACGCTCGGTCTCGCCGCGCGTGCCCGTACCACTGGCAGCGGCCAGCAGGCCGGCGGCGCCCCCATGCCATGGTTCGTACTCGGCTTCGTCGCGATGGTCGCGCTCAACAGCGTCGTCACCATCCCCCCGGAAGCAAAAGCCTCGATCGTTACCCTCACCACCTTCCTGCTCACCATGGCGCTTGCCGCAATGGGTCTGGAGACCGACTTCCGCAAGCTCCGGGCAAAGGGCGTCCGTCCACTCTTTCTTGGCCTCGGCGCGTTCCTTTTCATCGCGACTTTCAGTCTAATGGCGGTCAAGCTACTGGGCTGA